The Solanum lycopersicum chromosome 6, SLM_r2.1 genome has a window encoding:
- the LOC101264727 gene encoding protein NPGR2 isoform X1 codes for MENDNWVNKPGKAQKGLKLRKMMKCFCSGEQLQIGDMVPLPDSPATKDYRASVRSSRAGDIGNIEEAESSLRESGALNYEEARALLGRYEYQKGNIEAALHVFEGIDIASVTTKMKVTLANRAQIQKRRSQKYDTPPMSIHAVSLLLEAVFLKAKSLQALGRFKEAAQSCTVILDIVDSSLPEGLPENFGADCKLQETLTNAVELLPQLWILADAPKEAIMSYRRALLRQWNLDVQTNAKIKKEFAIFLLYSGYEYNPPSLRFQMDSSFVPRTNIEEAILLLMILLRKVTLQIIEWDPSIFDHLSYALSISGGLWALANQVEELLPRNIDLCERHHMLALCYYGKGDNFTALNLLRKLLSSAEDPTCVPGLLLASRICAESLECAEDGINFARRAIESLQGRCNHLMGVANYVLGLSLSAQSRAAMTDSERFRMQSEALQSLESAGRLTKMNDSNVIYHLCVENAEKRKLDTALHYAKCFVELEGESTLKGWMLLARVLSAQKKFPEAETIIDAALDQSGKWDQGALLRTKAKLQVAQGQVKNAIGTYVQLLADLQIQRKSFELEENLKKEKDFNRTMELETWHDLVSIYIKSSRWQDAEFCLSKSDAISCYSASRLYIAGLLHQSKGLYKAALTEYTNALAVDPSHVPSLISTAVVLRQLGNHSPATLVSYLREALRLDQTNVAAWHNLGLIYKEEEGSAIKAAECFETAWFLEESEPVEPFR; via the exons ATGGAGAATGATAATTGGGTCAATAAGCCGGGGAAGGCACAGAAAGGTTTGAAGTTGAGGAAGATGATGAAGTGCTTCTGCTCGGGCGAACAATTACAGATAGGTGACATGGTTCCATTGCCTGATTCCCCTGCGACTAAGGATTACAGAGCAAGTGTCCGCTCATCAAGAGCCGGAGATATTGGCAATATTGAAGAGGCTGAATCATCTTTGCGCGAGAGTGGTGCTTTGAATTATGAG GAAGCAAGGGCATTGCTTGGAAGATATGAGTACCAAAAGGGCAACATAGAGGCTGCTCTACATGTGTTTGAAGGGATAGATATTGCCTCAGTGACTACTAAAATGAAAGTCACCCTTGCTAATAGAGCTCAAATTCAAAAGAGACGTTCCCAGAAGTATGATACACCACCAATGTCCATACATGCTGTGAGTTTGCTCCTGGAAGCAGTCTTTCTCAAAGCAAAATCATTGCAGGCTCTTGGGAGGTTTAAAG AAGCTGCTCAATCATGCACTGTTATTCTGGATATTGTTGACTCTTCATTACCAGAAGGCTTGCCTGAAAACTTTGGTGCTGATTGTAAATTGCAGGAGACTCTCACCAATGCTGTCGAGCTGCTTCCTCAATTATGGATACTTGCAGATGCTCCGAAGGAAGCAATTATGTCATACCGCCGAGCTCTTCTTCGTCAGTGGAATCTTGATGTTCAAACTAATGCAAAGATTAAAAAAGAGTTCGCGATTTTTCTTCTATACAGCGGATATGAATACAATCCCCCTAGTCTCAGATTCCAAATGGACAGTTCATTTGTTCCCCGAACCAATATAGAAGAGGCCATTCTTCTCTTAATGATTTTATTGAGAAAGGTTACTCTACAAATTATAGAGTGGGATCCTTCGATTTTTGACCATCTCTCTTACGCATTATCTATCTCAGGTGGCCTATGGGCTCTGGCAAACCAAGTAGAAGAGTTGCTTCCTAGGAATATAGATCTGTGTGAAAGGCATCATATGTTAGCTCTCTGTTATTACGGAAAAGGAGATAATTTCACCGCCTTGAACTTGTTGCGGAAACTATTGAGTAGTGCCGAGGATCCCACTTGTGTTCCAGGTTTGTTACTGGCTTCAAGAATCTGTGCTGAAAGCTTAGAATGTGCAGAAGATGGCATAAATTTTGCTCGTAGAGCCATTGAAAGCTTGCAAGGTAGATGCAATCACCTGATGGGTGTTGCAAACTATGTATTAGGTCTTTCACTTTCAGCACAGTCTAGAGCAGCGATGACAGATTCTGAGAGGTTTAGGATGCAATCAGAGGCACTTCAATCCTTGGAATCTGCTGGGAGACTGAcgaagatgaatgactccaatGTCATTTACCATCTTTGTGTAGAAAATGCGGAGAAAAGGAAGTTGGATACTGCACTCCATTATGCAAAGTGCTTTGTTGAATTGGAAGGTGAGTCTACTCTGAAGGGGTGGATGCTGTTGGCTCGGGTGTTATCAGCTCAAAAAAAGTTTCCAGAAGCTGAAACTATCATTGATGCAGCTCTAGATCAGAGTGGAAAGTGGGATCAGGGAGCTTTGTTGAGAACCAAAGCTAAGCTCCAAGTTGCACAAGGCCAAGTGAAAAATGCTATAGGAACATATGTTCAGCTTCTTGCTGATCTTCAGATCCAGAGAAAAAGCTTTGAATTGGAGGAAAATCTCAAG AAGGAGAAAGACTTCAATAGAACCATGGAGCTGGAAACCTGGCATGATCTTGTTTCCATCTACATTAAATCATCCCGGTGGCAAGATGCAGAGTTCTGTCTTTCCAAATCTGACGCCATTAGTTGTTATTCGGCTTCTAGATTGTATATTGCTG GCTTGCTTCATCAGTCAAAGGGCCTTTACAAAGCTGCATTAACAGAATACACAAACGCTCTTGCTGTTGATCCGTCTCACGTGCCAAGCTTAATATCAACTGCAGTGGTGCTTAGGCAGCTTGGTAACCATTCTCCTGCAACTCTTGTGAGTTATCTGAGAGAAGCACTGCGACTTGATCAGACGAATGTTGCTGCTTGGCATAATCTTGGCCTGATTTACAAAGAGGAAGAAGGTTCAGCAATTAAAGCAGCTGAGTGCTTTGAAACAGCTTGGTTTCTGGAAGAGAGTGAGCCTGTTGAACCTTTCAGATGA
- the LOC101264727 gene encoding protein NPGR2 isoform X2 codes for MENDNWVNKPGKAQKGLKLRKMMKCFCSGEQLQIGDMVPLPDSPATKDYRASVRSSRAGDIGNIEEAESSLRESGALNYEEARALLGRYEYQKGNIEAALHVFEGIDIASVTTKMKVTLANRAQIQKRRSQKYDTPPMSIHAVSLLLEAVFLKAKSLQALGRFKEAAQSCTVILDIVDSSLPEGLPENFGADCKLQETLTNAVELLPQLWILADAPKEAIMSYRRALLRQWNLDVQTNAKIKKEFAIFLLYSGYEYNPPSLRFQMDSSFVPRTNIEEAILLLMILLRKVTLQIIEWDPSIFDHLSYALSISGGLWALANQVEELLPRNIDLCERHHMLALCYYGKGDNFTALNLLRKLLSSAEDPTCVPGLLLASRICAESLECAEDGINFARRAIESLQGRCNHLMGVANYVLGLSLSAQSRAAMTDSERFRMQSEALQSLESAGRLTKMNDSNVIYHLCVENAEKRKLDTALHYAKCFVELEGESTLKGWMLLARVLSAQKKFPEAETIIDAALDQSGKWDQGALLRTKAKLQVAQGQVKNAIGTYVQLLADLQIQRKSFELEENLKACFISQRAFTKLH; via the exons ATGGAGAATGATAATTGGGTCAATAAGCCGGGGAAGGCACAGAAAGGTTTGAAGTTGAGGAAGATGATGAAGTGCTTCTGCTCGGGCGAACAATTACAGATAGGTGACATGGTTCCATTGCCTGATTCCCCTGCGACTAAGGATTACAGAGCAAGTGTCCGCTCATCAAGAGCCGGAGATATTGGCAATATTGAAGAGGCTGAATCATCTTTGCGCGAGAGTGGTGCTTTGAATTATGAG GAAGCAAGGGCATTGCTTGGAAGATATGAGTACCAAAAGGGCAACATAGAGGCTGCTCTACATGTGTTTGAAGGGATAGATATTGCCTCAGTGACTACTAAAATGAAAGTCACCCTTGCTAATAGAGCTCAAATTCAAAAGAGACGTTCCCAGAAGTATGATACACCACCAATGTCCATACATGCTGTGAGTTTGCTCCTGGAAGCAGTCTTTCTCAAAGCAAAATCATTGCAGGCTCTTGGGAGGTTTAAAG AAGCTGCTCAATCATGCACTGTTATTCTGGATATTGTTGACTCTTCATTACCAGAAGGCTTGCCTGAAAACTTTGGTGCTGATTGTAAATTGCAGGAGACTCTCACCAATGCTGTCGAGCTGCTTCCTCAATTATGGATACTTGCAGATGCTCCGAAGGAAGCAATTATGTCATACCGCCGAGCTCTTCTTCGTCAGTGGAATCTTGATGTTCAAACTAATGCAAAGATTAAAAAAGAGTTCGCGATTTTTCTTCTATACAGCGGATATGAATACAATCCCCCTAGTCTCAGATTCCAAATGGACAGTTCATTTGTTCCCCGAACCAATATAGAAGAGGCCATTCTTCTCTTAATGATTTTATTGAGAAAGGTTACTCTACAAATTATAGAGTGGGATCCTTCGATTTTTGACCATCTCTCTTACGCATTATCTATCTCAGGTGGCCTATGGGCTCTGGCAAACCAAGTAGAAGAGTTGCTTCCTAGGAATATAGATCTGTGTGAAAGGCATCATATGTTAGCTCTCTGTTATTACGGAAAAGGAGATAATTTCACCGCCTTGAACTTGTTGCGGAAACTATTGAGTAGTGCCGAGGATCCCACTTGTGTTCCAGGTTTGTTACTGGCTTCAAGAATCTGTGCTGAAAGCTTAGAATGTGCAGAAGATGGCATAAATTTTGCTCGTAGAGCCATTGAAAGCTTGCAAGGTAGATGCAATCACCTGATGGGTGTTGCAAACTATGTATTAGGTCTTTCACTTTCAGCACAGTCTAGAGCAGCGATGACAGATTCTGAGAGGTTTAGGATGCAATCAGAGGCACTTCAATCCTTGGAATCTGCTGGGAGACTGAcgaagatgaatgactccaatGTCATTTACCATCTTTGTGTAGAAAATGCGGAGAAAAGGAAGTTGGATACTGCACTCCATTATGCAAAGTGCTTTGTTGAATTGGAAGGTGAGTCTACTCTGAAGGGGTGGATGCTGTTGGCTCGGGTGTTATCAGCTCAAAAAAAGTTTCCAGAAGCTGAAACTATCATTGATGCAGCTCTAGATCAGAGTGGAAAGTGGGATCAGGGAGCTTTGTTGAGAACCAAAGCTAAGCTCCAAGTTGCACAAGGCCAAGTGAAAAATGCTATAGGAACATATGTTCAGCTTCTTGCTGATCTTCAGATCCAGAGAAAAAGCTTTGAATTGGAGGAAAATCTCAAG GCTTGCTTCATCAGTCAAAGGGCCTTTACAAAGCTGCATTAA